A single region of the Pontibacter kalidii genome encodes:
- a CDS encoding TolC family protein, with protein MQHGKLFLFLLLLTVSTHPLSAQNAAALKLNLEDLFEMAEAKNRALKISDYNRQLADAAVTDAKKKALPSLEASVSASYLGDGWIADRDFSNGLKAPMPHFGNNFAIEASQVIYAGGAVDATIKNAELGEQVAALQKDNDRQGIRFLLAGYYLEMAKLENQKQVLQNSISQTQKLLEQINAKYKQGLALRSNITRYELQLKSLELNLVKLENSSTILNSELATALNLPKGTTIQVDELQTIAPNYQADPNYWQDLAVANAPVLKQLDLRAEQSKNQETLARADKKPQVVAFAANKLDGPVVIEVPPLDKNFNYWYLGVGLTYNIASLYKADSRVNLAQLSMQKVLEQNELVKDNLFQEIHAAYIRYQETFQVYDTHLKSQELANENYTVIRNRYLDELVLITEMLDAQNAKIDAELQAANAQINILFSFYNLKKLTGTL; from the coding sequence ATGCAACACGGGAAATTATTTCTATTCCTGCTACTTCTAACGGTAAGTACCCATCCTTTGTCTGCCCAGAATGCCGCAGCGCTGAAACTCAATCTGGAAGACTTATTCGAGATGGCAGAGGCAAAGAACCGCGCGCTTAAGATCTCGGATTATAACCGGCAGCTGGCGGATGCGGCGGTAACGGATGCCAAAAAGAAGGCCCTGCCCTCGCTGGAAGCCTCAGTTTCAGCCAGCTACCTGGGCGATGGCTGGATCGCTGACCGTGATTTCTCGAACGGCTTGAAAGCGCCGATGCCGCATTTTGGGAACAACTTCGCTATCGAGGCCTCGCAAGTGATCTATGCCGGTGGCGCCGTGGATGCCACCATTAAAAACGCGGAGCTAGGTGAGCAGGTCGCGGCTTTGCAAAAAGACAACGACAGGCAGGGCATCCGGTTTTTGCTGGCCGGCTATTACCTGGAGATGGCCAAGCTGGAGAACCAGAAGCAGGTGCTGCAGAACAGCATCAGCCAGACGCAGAAGCTGCTGGAACAGATCAACGCCAAGTATAAGCAGGGGCTGGCGCTGCGCAGCAATATTACTCGCTACGAGCTGCAGCTGAAATCGCTGGAGCTGAACCTGGTAAAGCTGGAGAACAGCAGCACCATCCTCAACAGCGAGCTGGCCACAGCGCTTAATTTGCCAAAAGGCACCACCATTCAGGTAGATGAGCTGCAAACGATCGCGCCAAATTACCAGGCCGACCCGAACTACTGGCAGGACCTGGCGGTAGCCAATGCCCCGGTATTGAAGCAATTGGACCTGCGCGCAGAGCAGTCCAAAAACCAGGAGACGCTGGCCAGGGCAGACAAGAAACCGCAGGTGGTGGCCTTTGCCGCAAACAAGCTTGATGGCCCGGTCGTGATCGAAGTGCCGCCGCTGGACAAGAACTTCAACTACTGGTATCTGGGGGTGGGCCTGACGTATAACATCGCCTCCCTCTACAAAGCCGACAGCAGGGTTAACCTGGCGCAGCTGAGCATGCAGAAGGTGCTGGAGCAAAACGAGCTGGTGAAAGATAACCTGTTCCAGGAGATCCACGCCGCCTACATCCGCTACCAGGAGACCTTCCAAGTATACGACACCCACCTGAAAAGCCAGGAACTGGCCAACGAGAACTACACCGTTATCCGGAACCGCTACCTGGACGAGCTGGTGCTGATCACGGAGATGCTGGACGCCCAGAACGCTAAAATCGATGCCGAGCTGCAGGCGGCCAACGCCCAGATCAACATCCTTTTCAGTTTTTACAACCTTAAGAAATTAACAGGCACTTTATAA
- a CDS encoding AraC family transcriptional regulator, whose product MKSGIDIKTDAELFENQSYFSGLRKRVNSFYLNNGGISSFIGTSVYLKSSMFILVLSGSGRLQINFKEYELEQDNMLLLSFGHFFMFTHVSTDFRCKCLYIGKEFSDEMYSTDMLYKRVKYGVRMHSIPVLDLNPEKAGLLNKRMLFTEEMLAEPTHNYYKEMVLNALLIFLLDLSNIIENERSISQRPNLSRDEFIIQSFIELLADHYKTEHHVSFYANQLHITPHYLTLVVKRITGQTVANFIFQMLYSEARLLLQQPRLSIQQIADMLHFSDQSAFGKFFRRKSGLSPRQFRKEREIL is encoded by the coding sequence ATGAAGTCAGGAATAGATATAAAAACAGATGCTGAACTATTTGAAAATCAATCCTACTTTAGCGGATTAAGGAAGAGGGTAAACAGCTTTTACCTGAACAATGGCGGCATCAGTAGCTTTATCGGCACCTCTGTGTATCTCAAGTCATCGATGTTTATTTTGGTTTTAAGTGGAAGCGGCCGGCTGCAGATCAACTTTAAGGAGTATGAGCTGGAGCAGGATAACATGCTGCTGCTCTCCTTCGGGCACTTCTTCATGTTCACGCATGTAAGCACAGACTTCCGGTGCAAGTGCCTGTACATCGGCAAGGAGTTTAGCGATGAGATGTACTCTACCGACATGCTCTACAAGCGGGTGAAGTACGGCGTCAGGATGCACAGCATCCCCGTGCTGGACCTGAACCCGGAGAAGGCGGGACTGCTTAACAAAAGAATGCTATTTACGGAGGAGATGCTGGCCGAGCCGACGCACAACTACTACAAAGAGATGGTCCTGAACGCGCTGCTCATCTTTTTACTGGACCTTAGCAACATCATCGAGAACGAGCGTTCTATCTCGCAGCGGCCAAACCTTTCCCGCGACGAGTTCATCATCCAGTCCTTTATCGAACTGCTGGCCGACCATTACAAGACAGAGCACCACGTATCTTTTTATGCCAACCAGCTACACATCACGCCGCACTACCTCACGCTGGTAGTAAAGCGGATCACGGGCCAGACGGTGGCGAACTTTATCTTCCAGATGCTTTACAGCGAGGCCCGTCTGTTACTGCAGCAGCCCCGGTTGTCGATTCAGCAGATCGCGGATATGCTGCATTTTTCGGATCAATCGGCCTTTGGCAAGTTCTTCCGGCGAAAGAGCGGGCTATCGCCCAGGCAGTTCCGGAAGGAAAGGGAGATACTTTAA
- a CDS encoding serine hydrolase domain-containing protein, with translation MGETKVAEVEEHGRLRIPVPAYFTPDSARQLGRHLDSIFTHLHKRKGFNGTVLVTKYDQVVYTGAFGYADFQRRDSLHTQTAFQLASVSKQFTAMAVMMLQEQGKLQYDDSVQQYIPDFPYSGITIRQLLTHRSGLSNYTYFSDELWPDRKVPITNDDVLGLMATHQPPVYFQPDKRFDYSNTGYFLLASIVEKASGVPFATFLQKRIFAPLQMTNTFTFSDSLVAQTDKVATGHTGGRRKRWPDYLDYVLGDKGMYSTVEDLYKWDQALYTEKLVKHETLQKAFTGTRQERKKDEDYGFGWRIKELSNGDTVVYHGGLWHGYATYLLRNPKDHSALIILSNVPNGSFRHLKEIEQFLYPEQSGGKEEEKQIIVASARKD, from the coding sequence TTGGGGGAGACGAAGGTAGCGGAGGTGGAGGAGCACGGCAGGCTGCGCATTCCGGTCCCCGCCTACTTCACCCCAGACAGCGCCCGCCAGCTGGGCCGCCACCTCGACTCCATCTTCACCCACCTTCATAAGCGCAAAGGCTTTAACGGCACGGTGCTGGTCACTAAGTATGACCAGGTGGTGTATACGGGCGCCTTTGGCTATGCCGACTTTCAGCGCAGGGACTCCCTGCACACGCAGACCGCTTTTCAGCTGGCTTCCGTGTCGAAGCAGTTCACGGCCATGGCCGTAATGATGCTGCAGGAACAGGGCAAACTGCAGTATGACGACAGCGTGCAACAGTACATCCCCGATTTCCCCTACAGCGGCATCACCATCCGCCAGCTGCTCACGCACCGCTCAGGTCTATCGAACTATACTTACTTCAGCGACGAGCTCTGGCCCGACCGGAAAGTGCCGATCACCAACGACGATGTGCTGGGCCTGATGGCTACGCACCAGCCGCCGGTATACTTCCAGCCAGACAAGCGCTTCGACTACAGCAACACGGGCTATTTCTTACTGGCCTCTATCGTGGAGAAAGCCTCCGGGGTGCCCTTTGCCACCTTCCTGCAGAAGAGAATCTTTGCCCCCCTGCAGATGACGAACACGTTCACCTTCAGCGACAGCCTGGTGGCGCAAACGGATAAGGTAGCTACCGGACACACCGGCGGCAGGCGGAAGCGGTGGCCGGATTACCTGGATTACGTGTTGGGCGACAAAGGCATGTACTCTACTGTGGAGGATCTGTATAAGTGGGACCAGGCGCTGTACACGGAGAAGCTGGTGAAGCACGAAACGCTGCAGAAAGCTTTTACCGGCACGCGCCAGGAAAGGAAAAAAGACGAGGACTACGGGTTTGGCTGGCGCATCAAAGAGCTCAGCAACGGCGACACGGTGGTGTACCACGGTGGCTTGTGGCACGGCTACGCCACCTACCTGCTCCGGAATCCCAAAGACCACAGCGCCCTGATTATACTGAGCAATGTGCCCAACGGCAGCTTCAGGCACCTGAAGGAGATAGAGCAGTTCCTGTACCCGGAGCAAAGCGGCGGCAAGGAAGAGGAGAAGCAAATCATCGTCGCCAGCGCCAGGAAAGACTAA
- a CDS encoding HlyD family secretion protein encodes MRHRTKKLIYNAVVITLVVGGIVWVSSRFIHLGNVEYTDNAQVKQLIVPVNSRVPGFVKAVYFEEHQPVKKGDTLAIIEDAEFILRLAQAEADYQNALAGKMVVSSSVSTAQNNVSVSDASIAEVKALLDNAEKDYKRYKNLLAQESVTQKEFDEVSTRYKSLKAKYQTLVRQKQTMVSVKNEHNTRLEQNEAVIKLAEAALDLAKLNLSYTVIVAPTDGYTGRKNIQEGQLIQPGQTIVDVVDNNEKWVVANYKETQTHHIREGQSVEIEVDALPGAKLKGVVKSISGATGASFSMIPQDNSAGNFVKVEQRIPVRIEFAKESAELLNRLRAGMNVECLVQY; translated from the coding sequence ATGAGACATAGAACAAAGAAGCTGATCTACAATGCTGTAGTGATTACATTAGTGGTGGGTGGCATCGTATGGGTAAGCTCCAGGTTCATCCACCTGGGCAACGTGGAGTACACCGATAACGCCCAGGTAAAGCAACTGATCGTACCGGTTAATTCGCGGGTGCCGGGCTTTGTGAAGGCTGTGTATTTTGAAGAGCACCAGCCGGTTAAAAAGGGTGATACGCTGGCCATCATCGAAGACGCTGAGTTTATACTTCGCCTGGCGCAGGCCGAGGCAGACTACCAGAATGCACTGGCCGGTAAAATGGTCGTGTCCTCGTCTGTAAGCACGGCTCAGAACAACGTCTCGGTTTCGGATGCCAGTATAGCCGAAGTGAAGGCACTGCTCGACAACGCCGAAAAAGACTACAAGCGCTACAAAAACCTGCTGGCGCAGGAGTCGGTCACGCAGAAGGAGTTCGACGAAGTGTCGACACGCTACAAATCCCTGAAGGCAAAGTACCAGACGCTGGTGCGGCAGAAACAAACGATGGTTTCGGTAAAGAACGAGCATAACACCCGGCTGGAGCAGAACGAAGCCGTTATCAAGCTCGCCGAAGCAGCCCTTGACCTGGCCAAGCTCAATCTCTCCTACACCGTTATTGTAGCGCCCACCGATGGCTACACAGGCAGAAAAAACATACAGGAAGGGCAGCTGATACAGCCCGGCCAGACGATCGTGGATGTGGTGGACAACAACGAAAAGTGGGTCGTTGCCAACTATAAGGAGACACAGACGCACCATATCAGGGAAGGCCAGTCGGTGGAGATTGAGGTGGACGCGCTGCCAGGCGCGAAGCTGAAGGGCGTGGTAAAATCCATCTCCGGTGCCACAGGTGCCAGTTTCTCTATGATCCCGCAGGATAACTCGGCAGGAAACTTTGTGAAAGTGGAGCAGCGCATCCCGGTTCGGATTGAGTTTGCAAAGGAAAGTGCGGAGCTGCTGAACAGACTGCGCGCCGGTATGAACGTGGAGTGCCTGGTGCAGTACTAG
- a CDS encoding TonB-dependent receptor produces the protein MMKRLITSVILLLCLLSTAVRAQDKVTVSGYVKDGATGEGLIGASVSVQELPGTVVATNEYGFYSLTLPKGQYTLLFNYIGYVTTSKALQLTTTQKLDVALGQSATALKEVEITTRKEDNNVRSMEMSTLKMQVSEIKNMPALLGEVDVVKAIQMMPGVQTAGEGTSGFYVRGGGADQNLILLDEAPVYNASHLMGFFSVFNADAIKDVQLYKGGIPAQHGSRLSSLLDIRMKEGNNQKMEVSGGIGTIASRLTLEAPIVKDKSSFILSGRRTYADVFFGLSKDEHIKDNDLYFYDLNAKVNYTLNEKNRLFVSGYFGRDVAATNSFMMNWGNATATVRWNHLFSDRLFSNTTFIFSDFDYALGSTLEESEFTWKSHIKDYGIKNDYTFFLNPKNQLRFGVQVTYHNFMPAEVKPGKTSYVNELKLNANSALEGALYVSNEHQLTDRLTVDYGLRFSNFTNLGPGKVYRYDERFETPIDTVNYGRFEKIKSYGGLEPRLAAKYDLNEVSSIKASYNRTLQYLHQVSNSTSAMPFDVWIPSNTYVKPQLADQVVAGYFRNFNDNMFEGSVELYYKWMDNQIDYKDYAEIFLNERLETELLTGTGEAYGAEFYLRKQKGQLTGWLSYTLSKTERTVPGINEGNPYPLRHDRRHSGNLVLAYQFSPSINFGANWTYSTGGAITMPVGRYEYNGKTYPVYSERNGYRLPAYHRLDLSATYEKPRNEFKKYSGSWTLSIYNAYARKNAFSIYFRESEDDRTRTEAVKTYLFGLLPSLTYNFNF, from the coding sequence ATGATGAAAAGATTGATTACTTCTGTTATCCTGCTGCTTTGCCTGCTCTCCACGGCGGTCCGGGCGCAGGACAAGGTCACCGTAAGCGGTTACGTAAAAGACGGCGCCACCGGCGAGGGGCTGATCGGGGCCTCGGTGAGCGTGCAGGAACTTCCGGGCACCGTCGTCGCCACCAACGAGTATGGCTTCTACTCCCTCACCTTGCCGAAGGGCCAATACACGTTACTATTTAATTACATCGGTTACGTTACCACCAGCAAAGCTCTTCAGCTTACCACCACTCAGAAGCTGGACGTGGCGTTGGGCCAAAGCGCTACCGCCCTGAAAGAGGTGGAAATTACCACGCGCAAGGAAGACAACAACGTGCGCTCGATGGAGATGAGCACCCTGAAAATGCAGGTATCGGAAATCAAGAATATGCCGGCGCTGCTGGGTGAGGTGGATGTGGTAAAAGCCATACAGATGATGCCGGGCGTGCAGACCGCCGGGGAAGGAACCAGCGGGTTCTACGTGCGCGGCGGCGGCGCCGACCAGAACCTGATCCTGCTCGACGAAGCCCCTGTTTACAATGCCTCGCACCTGATGGGTTTTTTCTCCGTGTTTAATGCAGATGCCATAAAGGATGTGCAGCTTTACAAAGGCGGCATTCCGGCACAGCACGGCAGCAGGCTTTCCTCACTGCTCGACATCCGCATGAAAGAGGGCAACAACCAGAAAATGGAAGTATCCGGCGGCATTGGAACCATCGCCAGCCGCCTTACCCTGGAGGCTCCCATCGTCAAAGACAAGAGCTCGTTTATACTTTCCGGTCGCCGCACCTATGCCGATGTGTTCTTTGGCCTAAGCAAGGACGAGCATATCAAAGACAACGATTTATACTTCTACGACCTCAATGCCAAGGTAAATTATACTTTGAATGAGAAGAACCGCCTGTTTGTGTCGGGTTACTTTGGCAGGGATGTGGCCGCAACCAACAGCTTTATGATGAACTGGGGCAACGCTACGGCCACCGTGCGCTGGAACCACCTCTTCTCAGACAGGCTTTTCTCCAACACCACGTTCATCTTCTCCGACTTCGATTATGCACTGGGCTCTACCCTGGAGGAGTCGGAGTTTACCTGGAAATCGCACATCAAGGACTACGGCATCAAGAACGACTATACTTTCTTTCTGAACCCGAAGAACCAGCTGCGCTTTGGCGTGCAGGTTACCTACCACAACTTTATGCCAGCCGAGGTTAAACCGGGCAAAACATCGTATGTAAACGAGCTGAAACTGAATGCTAACAGCGCGTTGGAGGGAGCCTTATATGTAAGCAACGAGCACCAGCTCACGGACCGCCTTACCGTAGATTACGGCCTGCGCTTCTCCAACTTCACCAACCTGGGCCCAGGCAAAGTATACCGCTACGACGAGCGCTTTGAGACACCGATCGACACGGTAAACTATGGCCGCTTCGAGAAGATAAAAAGCTACGGAGGGCTGGAGCCGCGCCTCGCTGCCAAGTATGACCTGAACGAGGTGAGCTCCATCAAGGCTTCCTACAACCGCACGCTGCAGTACCTGCACCAGGTTTCCAACTCCACTTCTGCCATGCCTTTTGATGTCTGGATTCCGAGCAACACCTATGTAAAGCCACAATTGGCAGACCAGGTTGTCGCGGGTTATTTCCGCAATTTTAACGACAACATGTTCGAGGGCTCGGTAGAGTTATACTACAAGTGGATGGACAATCAGATAGACTACAAAGACTACGCGGAGATCTTCCTGAACGAGCGGCTGGAGACAGAGCTTCTGACGGGCACCGGAGAGGCTTACGGAGCGGAGTTTTACCTGCGCAAGCAGAAAGGACAACTGACCGGATGGCTGAGCTACACTTTGTCGAAGACGGAGCGTACCGTGCCCGGCATTAACGAGGGCAACCCTTACCCGCTGCGCCACGACCGCCGCCACTCCGGTAACCTGGTGCTGGCCTACCAGTTCAGCCCAAGTATAAACTTCGGCGCCAACTGGACCTACAGCACCGGCGGCGCGATTACGATGCCGGTGGGCCGCTACGAATACAACGGCAAAACTTACCCGGTGTATTCTGAGCGCAATGGCTACCGCCTGCCGGCCTACCACCGCCTCGACCTGTCGGCCACTTATGAGAAGC
- a CDS encoding MFS transporter gives MMRPFPLFGIDWLGGLMWGLILLTINFICIYGEHYDWLQSFEIRTAVVILAILLFLNFWRASFIRHPFISLQTFKYKAVYMTFFLYIMVDIFLAPAHLIEHIYLEAVLHYDAGHLISMNWFGWAGVLVGAFFAYYFFALKKHSYKSMFLIGFSALVLYLLLMYFLIDYTTVREMLFVPIFFRNFGYVIISIVLLTNLVKVPFQHFWQALSIQAFVSAGFGGVLGTAVLHHFLNVLTAKNFMLLSSGLDSVNYKLQQVDMGALFGQLQGHVMLVSFKELYGYLVMAALGFLLLFILYRYPLYPKFTLYPKRRTILKFLRKEIA, from the coding sequence ATGATGCGACCTTTCCCGCTGTTTGGCATCGACTGGCTGGGTGGTTTGATGTGGGGGTTGATCCTGTTGACCATCAACTTTATCTGCATTTATGGCGAGCACTACGACTGGCTCCAGTCCTTCGAGATCCGGACGGCGGTGGTGATTCTGGCTATACTTTTATTCCTGAATTTCTGGCGGGCTTCCTTTATCAGGCACCCCTTTATCTCGCTCCAGACCTTCAAGTATAAAGCCGTTTACATGACGTTCTTTTTATACATCATGGTGGATATTTTTTTAGCGCCGGCGCACCTGATCGAGCATATCTACCTGGAAGCCGTGCTGCACTACGATGCCGGGCATCTGATCTCGATGAACTGGTTTGGATGGGCCGGGGTGCTTGTGGGAGCCTTTTTTGCCTATTATTTTTTTGCGCTGAAGAAACATTCCTACAAAAGTATGTTCCTGATCGGCTTTTCCGCCCTGGTTTTATACTTACTGCTGATGTATTTCCTGATCGATTACACCACTGTCAGGGAAATGCTGTTCGTGCCTATCTTTTTCAGGAACTTCGGCTATGTGATCATCTCTATCGTGCTGCTGACCAACCTCGTGAAAGTGCCTTTCCAACACTTTTGGCAGGCGTTATCGATACAGGCTTTTGTAAGCGCCGGCTTTGGGGGCGTGCTTGGAACGGCTGTTCTGCACCATTTCCTGAACGTGCTGACAGCGAAGAACTTTATGCTCCTGTCTTCAGGACTAGACAGTGTAAACTATAAGTTGCAGCAGGTGGATATGGGAGCGCTATTCGGACAGTTGCAGGGCCATGTAATGCTAGTGTCATTTAAAGAGCTGTACGGTTACCTGGTGATGGCGGCGTTGGGTTTTTTGTTGCTGTTTATACTTTACAGATACCCGCTTTACCCGAAATTCACGCTATACCCGAAGCGCAGGACTATCCTAAAATTTTTGCGTAAGGAGATTGCCTGA